One Syntrophales bacterium genomic region harbors:
- a CDS encoding MBL fold metallo-hydrolase yields MFIEQRQVGHIGVFSYLVGDEASGEALVIDPAADTEGIIGLAAKHNVRISAIVNTHGHVDHIGGNADMKRITGAKIIIHEDDADMLIHTPAELLRMFDAQPSPPADQTVTDGDMIQVGGIKLRVIHTPGHSPGSMVLFVDGYAFTGDTLFVEAVGRTDLPGGSWDTMFASIQNKLLILPDETVVFPGHNYGSSPSSTIGHEKKYNPFLRDF; encoded by the coding sequence ATGTTTATCGAACAACGGCAGGTCGGGCATATAGGGGTTTTCTCCTACCTTGTGGGAGACGAAGCTTCCGGGGAAGCGCTGGTAATAGATCCAGCGGCCGATACGGAAGGAATAATCGGCTTGGCGGCGAAACACAACGTCCGGATCAGCGCTATAGTGAATACGCACGGCCACGTGGATCATATCGGCGGCAATGCGGACATGAAAAGGATAACCGGCGCAAAAATCATCATCCACGAGGACGATGCGGATATGCTGATTCACACCCCGGCAGAGCTGCTGCGAATGTTTGACGCCCAACCATCGCCTCCCGCGGACCAGACGGTTACCGATGGCGACATGATCCAGGTTGGGGGGATAAAGCTCCGGGTTATCCACACCCCCGGCCATTCTCCGGGAAGCATGGTTCTGTTTGTCGATGGATACGCCTTTACCGGCGACACATTGTTTGTCGAGGCTGTAGGCCGGACCGACCTTCCTGGCGGTTCCTGGGATACAATGTTCGCTTCCATCCAAAATAAACTGCTCATCCTTCCTGATGAAACCGTGGTGTTTCCCGGCCATAATTATGGAAGTTCCCCTAGTTCGACGATTGGTCATGAAAAAAAATATAACCCCTTTCTGCGTGATTTTTAA
- the rsmB gene encoding 16S rRNA (cytosine(967)-C(5))-methyltransferase RsmB produces the protein MTENVKKALSARGIAVEILNRIELKGAYAEPLLDSYLSGNNLINRQDKGLITELVYGVLRNRNKLDWAIAGIYTGNFDSMEIPVRNILRTGVYQLLATDRIPPFAAVNEAVEIAQNIRPQAAGLVNAILRNIIRKKERIVWPEIAGDFISAISVLYSHPTWIVERWRKLYGAEETTAICRANNEIPPLTIRVNTLKISRDEMISALKKDGIAAKSAPFSPEGIIIYDNYSGLRETDAFRQGMIRVQDESSQLIAHLVAPQPGEQMLDLCAGAGGKTLHIAALMQNRGEITAVDKNRAKLNQLTAEATRLGVKIVRIVQGDGAKKSASVSAMFDKVLVDAPCSGLGTLRRNPEIRWRLTRQDISALQQTQKSLLKNAAECVRSGGSLVYCVCTTTPEETEEIVADFLKSDKRFKLTHPINLPSEIITAAGFLRTFPHRHFLDGFFGAVFVRNR, from the coding sequence ATGACGGAAAATGTAAAAAAAGCCCTGTCGGCGCGCGGCATTGCCGTGGAAATCCTCAACCGCATAGAGCTGAAAGGCGCTTATGCGGAGCCGCTTCTCGACTCTTATCTCTCCGGAAATAATCTCATAAACCGGCAAGACAAGGGGCTTATAACCGAGCTGGTCTATGGCGTCCTGAGAAACAGAAACAAACTGGACTGGGCAATAGCAGGAATATACACGGGAAATTTTGACTCGATGGAAATACCGGTCCGCAACATCCTCCGGACAGGGGTGTATCAGCTCCTCGCTACCGACCGGATTCCCCCTTTTGCCGCGGTCAATGAGGCCGTCGAGATAGCGCAAAATATCCGCCCCCAGGCGGCTGGTCTTGTAAACGCCATATTGCGCAACATTATCAGAAAGAAGGAGCGGATTGTCTGGCCGGAGATCGCCGGAGATTTCATAAGTGCGATCAGCGTCCTGTATTCTCACCCGACCTGGATAGTGGAACGTTGGCGGAAGCTGTACGGGGCAGAGGAGACCACCGCCATCTGCCGGGCCAACAACGAGATTCCACCCTTAACCATCCGGGTAAACACACTGAAAATATCAAGAGATGAGATGATTTCAGCGCTGAAAAAAGATGGCATTGCCGCTAAATCTGCGCCGTTTTCCCCGGAAGGGATTATCATTTACGATAATTACTCAGGGCTCCGCGAGACAGACGCCTTTCGCCAGGGAATGATCCGGGTGCAGGATGAGTCCTCCCAGCTAATTGCCCATCTTGTTGCCCCCCAACCGGGCGAACAGATGCTTGATCTCTGCGCCGGCGCGGGAGGAAAAACACTCCATATTGCGGCGCTTATGCAAAACAGGGGGGAAATAACCGCGGTCGATAAAAATCGCGCTAAACTTAACCAGCTTACGGCAGAGGCAACCCGGCTCGGGGTCAAGATTGTCCGGATTGTTCAGGGCGATGGCGCCAAAAAGAGTGCGTCCGTAAGCGCAATGTTCGACAAGGTGCTGGTGGATGCACCCTGTTCCGGACTCGGCACGTTGCGCAGAAACCCGGAGATTCGCTGGCGTCTTACCCGCCAGGATATCTCGGCATTACAGCAGACGCAAAAGAGTTTGCTGAAAAATGCCGCTGAGTGCGTCCGCTCCGGCGGCAGTCTCGTTTACTGTGTCTGTACAACCACTCCGGAAGAAACAGAGGAGATCGTCGCCGATTTCCTCAAATCCGATAAGCGCTTCAAGCTGACCCACCCTATAAATCTCCCCTCCGAGATAATAACGGCGGCAGGCTTTTTGCGCACATTTCCGCACCGCCACTTTCTGGACGGCTTTTTCGGCGCTGTTTTTGTCCGGAACAGATAA